The Nostoc sp. PCC 7524 nucleotide sequence AACATTGTTATACCAATACTCTCCAACGAAAAATAAATCTTTACCAGTGTAGCGTTTTAACTCATCTATCCACTGGGGAAAGAACCAAGAGGAAATATGTTTAATAGCATCCAAACGGAAACCATCTACATTTGTGGTGTCAAGATACCATTTACCCCAGTAAGTAATTTCACCACGCACCCACTCCTGTTGGAAATCCAAATCGCAACCCATCAAATAAGCAAAGTTGCCCCTTTCTAAGGCTACGTAGTCATCAAATACTTTCCCTTCTAATAAATAGACTGTATCGCGATCGCCACTGTTGTATTCGTTATAATCAACAGCATCAAAATGCCACCAATGCCACTCAAAGTTAGAATACTTGCCTTGTCTACCAGGGAAATAGAAATGGGAGTATGTCTTAATTTCTTGTAACCAGCCTTTAGGATTGAGGCGATCATTTTGTGGGAAAGGAGTTGCTTTTGGTGTTTCTACTCCATCACCACCCATCTTATGATTTAGCACCCCATCAGCATAAACTTGAATTCCTTGTGCTTTGAGAGATTTAACCGCATCTAAATACTGCTGACGTGTACCGTACTTAGTGCGAATTGAGCCTTTTTGATCAAACTCACCTAAATCAAATAGATCGTAAACACCATATCCGACATCATACGATCCGGCAAATCCTTTATAGGCTGGTGGTAGCCATAGGGCTGTGAAACCTGCATCTGCCAATTCTTTAGCTGCACTCTCTACTTTACTCCACAAGTTGCCATCATTGGGGATGTACCAGTGGAAGTATTGCATCATTGTGCCATTTAGCTCTGCCATGTCTCATCCTGCTTGTACACATTGAGAAATATTCTACATAAGTACAGTAAGTATTGAGACACTGGCTTTTGGAAAAAATACTTAAGAATTTTCGTAAATACGTGTATCTATGTGGATAGCAATCCTAGGTGATAGGTGACAGGTGACAGGTGATAGGTGATAGGGAAGAAACTCTCTATTCTGCCAATGGGCAGTAGAATTATAAACCGTGAGAAAAACTAGCATCTCTTACCAAAGATCATTAAAAATAAATCATGTCAAACGAAACCATTCAAAAGGCTGTTGCTGCTTACTTTGCCAACATTACAGCTATGAATCCAGAAGGTTGGGTAGATAATTTTGCCAAAGATGCTGTTAGTCATGATCCAGTTGGGGAACCACCTGCAAAAGTTCATGAAGGATATCGTGAATTCATCGGACAGTTGCAAGCAGTATTTGAGAAATTAGAAGCAACCATCGAGCATATATTTATTGCTAGTAATGAAGCAGCAGTCAAATGGACAATGGCAGGAGTCAGCAAGAGTGGTAAGTCAATCAAATTTGAGGGAATTACAATTTTTGAGATTAACGTTGAAGGTAAAATTCAAACAACTCGCGCCTATTGGAGTCCCGCGCAGATGATAGCGCAATTGCGTTCTTAACACTTTTTATTTTTGCTGGTAAAAAGCCTTTGATAACTTGAAACCACATCAAAGGCTTTTTGATGATTATAATTGTTGTTCTTCTTCATAGAACCAAATTTCTGCTAACAGGCTCAAACCCACTAGCCAAATAAAACCAATAATTGCCAACCAAAACATCGTCATCATTGTTATCACCTCCAAAGTTATTTTGTTAGACAAAGAAGTTTGAACAACGGAATGAAACCTAAGCTTGATAGGATTGATGGTCTAATTTAATTGTTCCTTAGCAACTTGCTAATGAATCACATTTTTAATAAAAATAAATTTTAATTAAATATCAGCAAAAATAAGAATCAGATTTGCTCTTTAAAATATACGTAGGGTGACATTGCCCATCAAAACCTCTAGAATGGGTCAAGCTACGCTACATTACTTATGTCTTCCGACCTGCACCCCAGAAAATCTGCGCTAAACTAAAAGTATTGACGATAATTACATCTGTAGCCATTATTTTGACCATTGGGATAAGAATCTCTGGCAGTAAGTTCAACAGACAAACATCTTTCACCACTAAGCGTAAAAATGTCTCAAGAGCATGACGAATCGCTTCAGATTCAACAGCTAGCTATTCTTAAACCAACGCACTTTGCTGATTTAGTCAGAGCTGCACAATTAATTTTTGATCCGGCTGGCGGTGTTTCAGGGAGATACATAGAAGTTGATTGGGAAGAATTCGGTATTCCCGATCATGTAGTGGAAAACCTGAGAACACTTGGTTACAAGTATCGCTATGCTTCACCAAGTATTCCCGGTAATATTATTTGGGAACAATTGACCCCAGAAACTCGAATCTGGTTTATCAACAATCGAGATGAATTATGGAAGTTTGAGGAAATTTTTCCAGCTTTAGACGAAGACTAATTCCTCCAGTAGTATTTTTACACAAATTACTGTGTATCTCTCAAAAAGGATGCAATCTGAAAGTGGGAGCATCAGCATCTGTTCCCACTTTTGATTTTGCCAGTAAATTAATCTCTGGTTATGGATGCACCACTCTTATCAATGAGTCTATACTATGCAGCATATAGAGGTATGTTATTCAAAAAACTATCAACCACTATTAATTGATGTTATGGTTGAATTTTCTGGAACATTTATGTGTTTTATTTAATACATAATTATACTAGAAACTGAGAATCGATGAGACTTAGGCGATCGCTTCCCCATTGCCCAAGACGGGGCGGAGCATCGTCGCCTATATTTAAGTGCATAGTTAAATTAATTTTAAGAAACGCGTATCGATGAATCAAAGTGTAAGTGTTGCTCCTGCCATAGAAGAAGCCACGAATGAAGATTTTGGAGTTGCCCAACCCCAGCTAATTATGAAGCGACTGGGAATTCTCTGTTTAGAAATGTTGCTGGCATTGCCTTTAGGTTTAGCTTTAACTCAATTAAAGATTGGCGGAATTGTCTGGATATTTGGCGGTATTGCTTCTGGTATAGCAGTTTTGCAATGCTGTCGAATTTTTTATCAGTTTTCTGTGCCACCAAACCGCATTGCGAGAAAAGTAGGCATGGTAATGGTGGGAATGGCTGTTGGTGTTGCTAATAGCAATAATGATTTAACTAGCCTTGCGGCTGGAATTCCTATATTTATGTTGCTGACATTATTCTTACTTGTATGTGGTAGTTGTATTGGTTACATTTACTCTCGTGTGAGTAAAACCAACCTCTTAACGGCGATGCTAGCTACAGTTCCCGGTGGTGTAGGAGTAATGTCATCAATTGCCGCCGATTACGATCGCAACGTTACCTTAGTAGCGTTAGTACAAGCGATTCGTGTTACTTCTGTAGTTTTACTGATTCCCTTGATTGCCAGAACAGCAGTTGGTAACTACTGGAATCTACAAACCTTGCCAGTGAGATCAGCTTGGATAAATTTTGAGCCTGCACAACTACAATTACTTGGGGTAGCGTTGCTCATCACCGGCATCATAGTTTATTTATCTCTACTCTTGAAAATTCCAGCTGGTGATTTTTTTGGTGCATTGTTGATAGGATTAGTGTTTAATTCAGTTCTAGATTGGTTGCCTTTTGTGAGTGGTGTTCACTTCAATCCGCCACCATTGATGAACATAGTCGGGCAAATGCTGCTGGGAATTACCATTGGTGAATATTGGGGAGAAAAACCCAATTTTGGCAAAAAAACCGTAGTTTACGCTTTAATGTCTGTAGCCTTGACCTTGATTGCTGGTGCGATCGCTACTATTTTAGCCATGCAATTAACCTCATGGGATTGGTTAACTTGTTTGTTAGTTACAGCCCCAGGAGGAGCAGCAGAAATGATTTTGGTATCTCTAGCATTAGATCATAATGTAGAGATTGTCACCACAGGGCATTTAGTGCGACTCATCGCCATCAACAGTTCTTTACCCCTATGGTTATTTTTATTTCGCCGTTTAGATGAACAAATCTCAAAACCTGCGTAGGTAGGTGACAGGTGACAGGTTACAGGTTACAGAAAAGAATGTAGGTGGTTTTTCTCCTCTGCTCCTCTACTCCCCTGCTTTTTATGCGCCAGCACATAAAAACTCAGTATACCCCTATCCCCCTTCTTTCCTATTGCAAGAGTGCCTATTGCCTATTGCCTACCCATGCAAATCAGTTCATTAATCAAACCGGATTCCTATAGGAGTCTTATATTTGATTTATTCCCTAATTCCCCAATCCCTTAAAATTTGAAGGATACTGTAGATGGTTGCTCAAATCCAAGAATTAGAAGCCCAACATTGGGTAAAAACGCGTTCTTCCCTTGATCCTACCCAATCGACATTCCTCACCTGGACAGGTAAAATTTACGCCTTTACTCCCGGTGAAAAACGAAAACTACTGTTTAAGATGTTAGGGGTAAGTATCAGTAGATGTATCCCTACAGAAGCAGATAGTTGGGACTTTACTTCTAGGGAACTCACCTACTACTTAAATCCAGAGAACAACGAGATTTTAAGAAAATGGGAAAATCCTTGGACTGGTGAGATAGTGCCAGTCATGCACGTAGCGAATAATCCGGTGCAAGGCCAATTTAAAGGCAAATTCCCCGCACAATTAGAGGGAGCCACCACAACCTTTGTCTTTGATATTTTCCCCACTTACCCTAATCCTTTAGCCGAAGATCCCCAACTTGCCGAATATAGCCCCTATCAAACGTATCAAGCCGCAGAATTATTTAAACTCACAGTACCAACCGCAGATTTATTTAACTTAGAACTAAATTCGGTGTCGCAACTGAGGCTCAGTTGGGATAGGATTGGTCAATGGTTGCCCTGGATGAAAATGAGCGATCGCCCTGGTCATCTAATATATAGTGCATCTGGTAGTAAAGTGAATGGTTTAACAGAATTACCCCAGTTACTCCAAGATGAAATTAATACCCGCGTACCTTTGTACAAGCAAGCCCCAAAAGCTTTTATTGATGGTGAAGATATGACATCTTGGTTGTACTTCCAAAAGCACTTTCAAGCCTACTTAGACGGCGCAACCTTCCCCCTACCCGCCGCAGAAGAAGCTTAATGAGCTTTCTTCTCTCTCCTACCTGTAACCTGTCACCTATCACCTGTCACCTGTCACCTGTAACCTGTCACCTGTCACCTGTCACCTGTCACCTAAAACTTCCGCATATTTCTACTAATAGGGTCGAACCCTCTAGAAAAGCTGGTAGTTTCATCGTAACAAGCTCCAGTTAAATCTGCTCCATACAACTTAGTAAAGTTAAGTTTGGCACCCCGCAGATTTGCTTCATTGAGCTTGACTCCACATAAATTTGCCCTAGTCAAATTGGCATTGGCTAGATTCGCTCTACTCAAGTCAGCTCCCCATAATTTAGCTTGAGCTAAGTTAGCATCACTTAAGTCTGCGCCCCAGAGATTAATACCAGGAAGATAGGCTCTAATCAGCCTGGCTTTACTTAAGTTCGCAGCTGGAAAATATCTCTCACCAGCAGCATAACGCCGTTTTATATCCTCAGCATCCATTAGTTGCATTTGCCTTGATCAGCAATAAAGAAGTTATTTGTTCCCATTCCTGGTTTAGCTCCCCGGTAAACTCTGGCTGATTACTGCGTCTGTACCAGTAATGAGCATTATTGATATCACCTTCTTTGCGGTGCAAATAGGCGTGAACCCAAGCACTATCAGCATCGCTGGCATCTTGTACAATGTCATGGGCTTGGTTCCAATCACCTCTTTTGTCATACCACAGAGCTTGTAGGGCTTTCGGTAGCGTTTGAGGACATGGGCGTTGTTTTTCCATCAATCGCAGGAATTCCTCTGTATTCATAATCGCCACTCAACAACTATCAAACCTCTATTTCCAAGATACTCCGTTGCTGGGCTGGTGTGGTGATACTTTTAAAATCTTTTTTTAACGTAGAGGGACGCAAAGAGAGGTTTAATGAGAGTGAATGGTTTGGGATATGTTTAAGTGCAACGAGAAATGAATCAGGCGATCGCTTAATTTGAACCCTTTATTCAAGATAAAGCCCAGTGATTCAGATTCAGCATCTTTGCTAAACTAGGACTAGCAAAGAGAGCCGTAAATTTAATAGTGTGATGACACCTAATAGTTTATCCCTTCCTCAACACTATACAGTTGATATTGAACCAGAAGGTCGTTTAACTTTACCCAAAGAAATACAAGAAAGGTTGAATTTAGAACCAGGCGATCGCTTAATTTTAACACTTCAAGATAATGGCAAACTTCAGTTAGTCAGCCTCAAACAACAAGTGAAAAAAATACGAGGTTTGTTAAAAGATAAATCACCTGATATAAATCTAGTTAATGAATTTATTCAGGAACGCAGGGTTGAAGCTGCCCATGAGTAAGTTTGTTGTAGATGCTTCTGCTTTTTTAGCTTATCTGAGAGATGAACAAGGTGCAGATATTGTTGAAAATGCTTTGATTAATGGGTGCTATATCAGTATTATCAATTGGGTAGAGGTACTATCAAAAATTGTTGATTTAGGAGAAAATCCTGAAGAAATTATTCAAAAATTAAAAAATGAAGGAATATTAGGAAATATCCTAATAATTATTGATTGTAATGAAGAAGATGCTATAACCATAGCTCTATTAAGAGCTTTAACGAAAAGTGTGGGCTTGTCATTAGGCGATCGCGCTTGTCTGGCTTTAGGTAAACGCTTAAACATACCTGTATTAACAGCAGATAAAATATGGAGCAGTTTATCTGTTGGAGTTGCTATTACTGTGATTCGTTGAAGAGATTAAAAGGTTATTATTCCCACAGATACGCAATTTTTTACAGCTAATTTCAGCGTGCAGCCAAGGTAACATCCGATGTCAATCTTTGCAAAACTTGCTTTAATACCATCGCTGTCCAATCGATATCGGCTTGGGTAGTATCTCGTCCTAGGGTGAGGCGGATTCCTCCGAAGGCTGCTGTTTCGGGATAGCCCATCGCTAACAGTATGGGGCTGGGACTGAGTTTACCACTGTGACAAGCTGAACCTGCGCTGATACCAATGCCAGCTAAGTTGAGTTGGCGGACTAAGGTTTTACCACTGAGTTTTTTCCCGTCGGCGTATTCTAGAGAAAAACTAACGTGGTGGGGTAAGCGATGTTCTAAATCCCCTGTGGGAATTAAACCGGGGACATCTGCTAACAAAGAAAATATGCGATCGCGTAACTTGATTAATCGTGGTGTTTCTTGTGGTAGTTCTTGGGCTGCTAGTTCGGCAGCTACACCAAAACCAGCGATCGCAGGTAATGCTTGTGTACCAGAACGCAAACCCCTCTCTTGTCCACCGCCACCTAATAAGGGTATTAACTCGACATCAGGACGGATATACAAAGCCCCTGCACCTTGAGGTCCATATAATTTATGACTAGATAAACTCAGTAAATCTACAGGTAGCTGCTGTACATCAATGGGTAAGCGTCCCACTGCTTGCACTGCATCGGTATGAAATAAAGCTCCATGTTGTTGGGCTATCTTTCCTAATTCTGTGATTGGTTGGACTGTGCCAATTTCACTTTGTCCGTAAATTATCGACACTAAAACAGTGTTATGTCGCAGTGCAGCCTTTAAAGTTTGAGGATTGACTCTACCTTTACTATCTACCGCTAAACGGGTAACTTCCCATCCCCACTTTTCTAGTAGCTTGGCTGGTTCAGCAATGGCGGAGTGTTCCACCGTAGAAATAATGATGTGTTGCGGTACGGCGTACAATCGCGCAATACCCATCATGACTAGGTTATTGGACTCTGTACCACCAGAAGTAAAAATAATTGATTCTGGAGTAGCCGCGTTAATCAAACCAGCTACTTGCAGTCTCGCTTGTTCTACAATAGTTGCTGCCCGTTGTCCCCACTCATGCAAGCTAGAAGGATTCCCCCATTGTTGGGTGAGTGCTGCTTGCATAGCTGCGATCGCCTCTGGGCGAGTGGGAGTAGTCGCGCTGTAATCTAGATATATTTGCATATCAATAAATAATTAGGTAAACACACACT carries:
- a CDS encoding alpha-amylase; translated protein: MAELNGTMMQYFHWYIPNDGNLWSKVESAAKELADAGFTALWLPPAYKGFAGSYDVGYGVYDLFDLGEFDQKGSIRTKYGTRQQYLDAVKSLKAQGIQVYADGVLNHKMGGDGVETPKATPFPQNDRLNPKGWLQEIKTYSHFYFPGRQGKYSNFEWHWWHFDAVDYNEYNSGDRDTVYLLEGKVFDDYVALERGNFAYLMGCDLDFQQEWVRGEITYWGKWYLDTTNVDGFRLDAIKHISSWFFPQWIDELKRYTGKDLFFVGEYWYNNVNTLHWYVDAVAGKMSVFDVPLHYNFHYASKAGGNYDMRRILDGTMMQQRPTHAVTFVENHDSQPLQALESVVEPWFKPLAYAIILLRREGYPCVFHADYYGAEYEDRGYKIYMPSHRWLIDKFLYARQNYAYGPQYDYFDHWNTIGWTRLGDANHPQAMAVIMSDGAEGSKWMEVGKPNAKFIDLTEHIKEPVYTNEWGWGEFRCQGGSVSVWVQE
- a CDS encoding nuclear transport factor 2 family protein → MSNETIQKAVAAYFANITAMNPEGWVDNFAKDAVSHDPVGEPPAKVHEGYREFIGQLQAVFEKLEATIEHIFIASNEAAVKWTMAGVSKSGKSIKFEGITIFEINVEGKIQTTRAYWSPAQMIAQLRS
- a CDS encoding AbrB family transcriptional regulator, producing MNQSVSVAPAIEEATNEDFGVAQPQLIMKRLGILCLEMLLALPLGLALTQLKIGGIVWIFGGIASGIAVLQCCRIFYQFSVPPNRIARKVGMVMVGMAVGVANSNNDLTSLAAGIPIFMLLTLFLLVCGSCIGYIYSRVSKTNLLTAMLATVPGGVGVMSSIAADYDRNVTLVALVQAIRVTSVVLLIPLIARTAVGNYWNLQTLPVRSAWINFEPAQLQLLGVALLITGIIVYLSLLLKIPAGDFFGALLIGLVFNSVLDWLPFVSGVHFNPPPLMNIVGQMLLGITIGEYWGEKPNFGKKTVVYALMSVALTLIAGAIATILAMQLTSWDWLTCLLVTAPGGAAEMILVSLALDHNVEIVTTGHLVRLIAINSSLPLWLFLFRRLDEQISKPA
- a CDS encoding DUF1838 domain-containing protein codes for the protein MVAQIQELEAQHWVKTRSSLDPTQSTFLTWTGKIYAFTPGEKRKLLFKMLGVSISRCIPTEADSWDFTSRELTYYLNPENNEILRKWENPWTGEIVPVMHVANNPVQGQFKGKFPAQLEGATTTFVFDIFPTYPNPLAEDPQLAEYSPYQTYQAAELFKLTVPTADLFNLELNSVSQLRLSWDRIGQWLPWMKMSDRPGHLIYSASGSKVNGLTELPQLLQDEINTRVPLYKQAPKAFIDGEDMTSWLYFQKHFQAYLDGATFPLPAAEEA
- a CDS encoding pentapeptide repeat-containing protein; amino-acid sequence: MDAEDIKRRYAAGERYFPAANLSKARLIRAYLPGINLWGADLSDANLAQAKLWGADLSRANLANANLTRANLCGVKLNEANLRGAKLNFTKLYGADLTGACYDETTSFSRGFDPISRNMRKF
- a CDS encoding AbrB/MazE/SpoVT family DNA-binding domain-containing protein, translated to MTPNSLSLPQHYTVDIEPEGRLTLPKEIQERLNLEPGDRLILTLQDNGKLQLVSLKQQVKKIRGLLKDKSPDINLVNEFIQERRVEAAHE
- a CDS encoding PIN domain-containing protein, which gives rise to MSKFVVDASAFLAYLRDEQGADIVENALINGCYISIINWVEVLSKIVDLGENPEEIIQKLKNEGILGNILIIIDCNEEDAITIALLRALTKSVGLSLGDRACLALGKRLNIPVLTADKIWSSLSVGVAITVIR
- a CDS encoding cysteine desulfurase family protein, whose amino-acid sequence is MQIYLDYSATTPTRPEAIAAMQAALTQQWGNPSSLHEWGQRAATIVEQARLQVAGLINAATPESIIFTSGGTESNNLVMMGIARLYAVPQHIIISTVEHSAIAEPAKLLEKWGWEVTRLAVDSKGRVNPQTLKAALRHNTVLVSIIYGQSEIGTVQPITELGKIAQQHGALFHTDAVQAVGRLPIDVQQLPVDLLSLSSHKLYGPQGAGALYIRPDVELIPLLGGGGQERGLRSGTQALPAIAGFGVAAELAAQELPQETPRLIKLRDRIFSLLADVPGLIPTGDLEHRLPHHVSFSLEYADGKKLSGKTLVRQLNLAGIGISAGSACHSGKLSPSPILLAMGYPETAAFGGIRLTLGRDTTQADIDWTAMVLKQVLQRLTSDVTLAAR